From Pararhizobium sp. A13:
AATTGTCGGATGGCCGGTCATCCGACCGAGCAGGCACGGTACGGCGCGGCGGCTCAGTATCCAATCATCGATCAGTATCGGCTCTCTAGAAAAGGAAATCCTTTTGTTGGCCGCCAACCGCTCCAGGTCAGCCGTCAACGACTTCAAGCGCACAATCAAGCTCGTTGGCTCTTCGCCTAGCCATTCAACGAACATCTCACAACTCCGAATCAAGAGGAAAACTTCCTCATAACCCAACCATTTTACGCATATGGAGTCAATTAAATGCATATGTATCTCTGTTAATGCATTAATGGCTCGTAATGTTGACATTTTTTGACGTCGGCTGCTTGTCCACCTTATGGAGTTTAACGCAGCGAGTTTCCGTGCCGCTCGGTCCCTGCTAGGCTTAGGCCAAGCGGAGGTCGGCTCGCGTGCTGACGTGGATAGGAATGTCGTCTTCAGGGTAGAGACTGGAAAGTATCAGAGAGACCTTCGGCCACAGGCTACGAAGCTCAAACGGTTCTTTGAACGTGAGGGTATCGAGTTTCTTGATGCGACCGACAACTCCAGTACCGGTATCCGATGGCAAGTGGGCAAGATAGATGTGCTTGTCCAGCGGGAGCATTTGAGAGCAGGCAGGGCCATCGCCGGGCTACTCCAAGCCGATTTAGCTGCGAAAGCAGAGGTAAGCCAGAGCTTAATTAGTCGGTTCGAGAGCGGGAAAACACAATCAATCTCTTCCAGCGAATTTGAGAAGTTAGTATTGGGCTTGTCCAAAGCGGGCGTTGAAGTGTTTAACGATCCCCAAAAAGGGGTTGCCGAAGTACGAATACGAACCCTCAATCACTTTTGAGGGAAGTGCTCTAAAAAGCGGGAAACGAATTCAAAAGCCCAGCAAAATTGGTGCCGAAGGTCTCCGCTGGGCGCGTCGCGGCAACCGTAAGCGTTCCTCGATTAGATGTATCTGGTCTTCGAATGCAAAATAACAATCCGGTTTAAAAGCGGTGAACTGGGAATCCTGGGTTTATCCACTTGCCGTAAGCAATATTCTCAAGCCCGGCGGGGCCTATGTTGTTGAGTTTCGCGGTTTCGATAAGCAACACGGTGGCCCTAAGCGGTCCGCTCCGGCGTCAGAGCCCGCAAAGGGGCATTTTTTCCCAGTGAGAGCGTGCCGTCGCTGGCTTCACATCGCGATCTCCTCGCGTGTCACGGAACGTTGACCGGGCTAGGCCGACCTCCTGGAGAAATCGCACCCGTTGCGGCGGCTAGCGCTCCTAGAACCTCAGGAATAATCAAACGTCGATCCGAAAGCTCCGATATACCGAAGGGTACTTTTGCGAACCCATACTTCGAAAGGATTAGCTGCCGGATGGCGGCGCGTGCGGTCTTGCGCTTTACACGTGCGTTCTCGGCTTTTCTAAATGATTTTGTGCGGATTTTTAACTCCTTAGTCACTGCTGAAAACACACACAAATAAATTATCGAAAAATCGCATAATGTTGACATTTTATTTTATTTTCAAATACTTATCCGAATTGATGAGTTGATTTTCCTGCCGCATGTTTCCACGCTGAGTCGCATGAAATCCACAGCAAAACCCCGCTGTGTTAGCTCTGAGGAAACCGGCTATGCGATTACAGGAAAATCGTGAAAGCGACGCAAGTCATCAAAATTCCGGCCTGGCGGGCGCGATGACCGATAGTCCCGAACCTTCCTATGAGCCGCGACACGACGAATGGTTGACGCTCGAAGAAGCGGTATGCCTGCCGGAGTTTGGCGGAAGGTTGCTCAAAGGCCAGTCAAATCAACGGGGAGTCTTGTCGGTCAAAACCCTGCGTGCAGCAATCGCGCGGGGTGAGCTAACCGCCATAAAGTTAAGCCCAAACAGAACTTTCTTAACCAGAGACATCCTCAAGGAATGGAGTGAGCTATGCCGCGCTATCGCAAGGAACCCTACCTCTACAAGCGAACTGCACGCCGCGACGGAAACGGAAAGCAGACTCACAAAGCAACCTTCATTATCAGAGACGGCAAGGACGAAATTCCCACAAGATGCGGTCTCGCTGATGTTGAACGCGCTAGGCAAATCCTAAGGGACTATATTGTCCAGAAATACGCCGACAAGCCGTTGAAAAAAGGCCTCGATGAGGAAAGTGTTTTTGTTGCTGATCTTCTCCGCCATTACCTCGAAGCCAACAAAGACTGGATCGAGGCGATGAACGGCGCGAACAGGCGATGGACAATAAAGCAGTTTGCCCGCCTCAACGATTTTTGGGGAGGCCTTACCGTCGATCAAGTCAACAAAGCCAACTCAAAAAAATACCAAGAAAATCGGAAACCAAACGCCGCACGCCAGGAACTCGTTATTTTGCGGGCTGTTATTAACTTTGGTGCCAGCGAAGGAAAAGTGAAGCTGGCGCTGCAACACAATTACGCACTGCCCCCCAAACCACAGCCTCGTATGCATTATCTCAGCCTGAAAGAGGCAATCGCGCTATATAAGGCTGCCCGTCGAAGGCAACACACCTTCAATGGGGTCGTCACTCATCGGGTGGCGGAGCATGTCGCTAGATTTATAGTGTTTGCACTGATGACCGGCACCCGTTCAGAGCGGATTTCGAAAGCCAGCTTCCACGAAGAAGCCGGTCGGCCATGGATCGACCTTGAGAATGGCATCTTTTACCGGCGAGCCGACCAAGAACACGAGATATACAACAAACGGGCTGATCCCATTCGGATTCCGGACCGGTTGTTACGATTGCTCCGTAAATGGTACAGGCTGGATAAACGTGATGGCGTCCCTGGCTATCAGTATCTGATCCATTATGACGGCCGAAGTGTCGATTGTCGCAAGGCGTTTTACACCCTAAAAAAGATCGTCTTTACGGAAGAACGGGCGCGGAAAATCAACCGGCATGTGCTTAAACACACCTGTGTGACCTGGCTCCTTCAAGAAGGCACTACGGTCGACGAAGTTGCAGCTTATGTCTCGACAACCCCCGAGGTCATCCGCAAGGTCTACAGCCAGGTCA
This genomic window contains:
- a CDS encoding helix-turn-helix transcriptional regulator — translated: MGKIDVLVQREHLRAGRAIAGLLQADLAAKAEVSQSLISRFESGKTQSISSSEFEKLVLGLSKAGVEVFNDPQKGVAEVRIRTLNHF